Proteins encoded by one window of Salvia splendens isolate huo1 chromosome 7, SspV2, whole genome shotgun sequence:
- the LOC121740855 gene encoding 15.4 kDa class V heat shock protein-like, producing MEVAPFTYLFPSAHQFPPRNYVHWTQTPESHLYSADIPGVRKEEIKVEVEDSRYLIIRTEAVADRSFSRKFRLPERVDVEGISAEYVDGVLTVKVPRSYIRMGFFIDPPHTMDLTATAA from the exons ATGGAAGTTGCGCCATTCACGTATCTCTTCCCTTCCGCTCATCAATTCCCCCCTCGAAACTATGTGCACTGGACTCAGACCCCTGAATCCCATCTTTACTCGGCCGACATACCAg GTGTGCGGAAGGAGGAGATaaaggtggaggtggaggactCTAGGTACCTCATCATAAGAACGGAGGCGGTGGCGGACCGGAGCTTCAGCCGAAAATTCCGGCTGCCGGAGCGGGTGGATGTGGAGGGCATTTCGGCGGAGTACGTGGACGGAGTGTTGACGGTGAAGGTGCCTAGATCCTACATCAGGATGGGGTTTTTCATTGATCCACCTCATACCATGGATCTCACTGCCACTGCTGCTTGA